The following are encoded together in the Bradymonas sediminis genome:
- a CDS encoding YceI family protein → MKTSKFKLIATSLLSASLLIGMGSTTFAQEAAPQQKVAEQKAETLKVDPVHSNMLFRVKHKNSAYVFGEFYGKSGEIKYDPANPEKMSFNVEVLTDTVSTGNAKRDAHLKSADFFDVKQFPKMTFKSTSVKKRGANTFTVTGDLSIHGQTKEVSTIVQMTGSMTDPKGTVTRGFYTTFNINRTDFGMDFMVGGGISDNVKLILSIESVQEAK, encoded by the coding sequence ATGAAGACTTCCAAATTCAAACTCATCGCCACGAGCCTTCTGTCCGCGAGCCTTCTGATTGGCATGGGCAGCACCACGTTTGCCCAAGAGGCCGCCCCCCAGCAGAAGGTCGCCGAGCAGAAAGCCGAGACCCTTAAGGTCGACCCGGTGCACTCGAATATGCTCTTCCGCGTCAAGCATAAGAACTCGGCCTATGTGTTCGGCGAGTTCTACGGCAAATCGGGTGAGATCAAATACGACCCGGCCAACCCCGAGAAGATGAGCTTCAACGTCGAAGTCCTCACCGACACCGTCAGCACTGGAAACGCCAAGCGCGATGCCCATCTTAAGAGTGCGGACTTCTTCGACGTCAAGCAATTCCCGAAGATGACCTTTAAGAGCACCTCGGTGAAGAAGCGCGGCGCCAACACCTTTACGGTTACCGGCGACCTGAGCATTCATGGCCAGACCAAAGAGGTCAGCACGATCGTGCAGATGACCGGCTCGATGACCGACCCCAAGGGAACCGTCACGCGCGGCTTCTACACGACGTTCAACATCAACCGCACCGACTTCGGCATGGACTTTATGGTCGGCGGCGGCATCAGCGATAACGTGAAGCTGATTCTCTCCATCGAGAGCGTGCAAGAAGCGAAATAA
- the panD gene encoding aspartate 1-decarboxylase translates to MLRKMMRSKIHRATVTHADLDYEGSVTIDVDLLEAADIIPYEWICIWNCTQGTRLETYVIPGDRGSGVICVNGAAAHLNAPGDIVILCTYVQMEDEQARKHHGKCVRVTADNKLLGIEPEIAGPRMPAKYDAESL, encoded by the coding sequence ATGCTCCGTAAAATGATGCGCAGTAAAATTCACCGTGCCACCGTCACCCACGCCGACCTCGACTACGAAGGGAGCGTGACGATCGACGTAGACCTCCTCGAGGCGGCGGACATTATTCCTTATGAGTGGATCTGCATCTGGAACTGCACCCAGGGTACCCGCCTTGAGACCTACGTGATCCCGGGCGACCGCGGCTCCGGCGTGATCTGCGTCAACGGCGCAGCGGCTCACCTCAACGCGCCCGGCGACATCGTCATCCTCTGCACCTACGTGCAGATGGAAGACGAGCAAGCGCGCAAGCACCACGGAAAATGCGTGCGCGTGACCGCCGACAATAAGTTGCTGGGCATCGAGCCCGAGATTGCCGGCCCGCGCATGCCCGCCAAATACGACGCAGAATCCCTCTGA
- the dusB gene encoding tRNA dihydrouridine synthase DusB — MGISFDNLAPPRWGGEVPDRVERPACRLGPDLVIDPPVVLSPMAAVTNPPFRMICREMGAGMVVTEMIHARLLLEGDERTLQFLDLRKNEHPVGVQLFGNDPVMLAEAAARVVEEGADSVDLNMGCPMKKIVTSGCGAGLLKNTDLIYEIFKTMGDAVDVPLTGKIRAGWEDSNAVDVGLAMQDAGASAVTIHGRTRGEMYDGHADLGVIAELKRAVDLVVIGNGDVRDWQSARRMFHATNCDAVMVARGALGNPWVFREIKADLDGLAIPAPPDLDDRRRVLTRHVELYVETFGVERTTFEIRKHLLWYFRGSAGEKVLRKALRGLKTQADILEALDAACEACRLASPEPPIQASS; from the coding sequence ATGGGCATCTCATTCGACAATTTAGCGCCGCCCCGATGGGGCGGTGAGGTGCCCGACCGCGTCGAGCGCCCAGCCTGTCGGCTGGGCCCCGACCTGGTGATCGACCCACCGGTGGTTCTGTCTCCGATGGCGGCGGTCACCAACCCCCCGTTTCGCATGATTTGCCGCGAAATGGGCGCCGGCATGGTCGTCACCGAGATGATCCATGCGCGCCTTCTGCTCGAAGGCGATGAGCGCACCCTCCAATTTCTCGATCTTCGAAAGAACGAACATCCCGTGGGCGTCCAGCTCTTTGGCAACGACCCGGTCATGCTCGCCGAGGCCGCCGCGCGCGTGGTGGAAGAGGGCGCCGACTCGGTCGACCTGAATATGGGGTGCCCGATGAAGAAGATCGTGACGAGCGGCTGCGGCGCCGGCCTGCTCAAGAACACCGATCTCATCTACGAAATTTTTAAGACCATGGGCGACGCGGTTGACGTGCCGCTCACCGGCAAGATCCGCGCGGGCTGGGAAGACAGCAACGCGGTCGACGTCGGCCTTGCCATGCAAGACGCCGGCGCGAGCGCCGTGACTATTCACGGGCGAACCCGCGGCGAGATGTACGACGGCCACGCCGACCTCGGCGTCATCGCTGAGCTTAAGCGCGCCGTCGACCTGGTCGTCATCGGCAACGGCGACGTGCGCGACTGGCAATCCGCCCGGCGCATGTTCCACGCCACCAATTGTGACGCGGTCATGGTCGCGCGCGGGGCGCTTGGCAACCCCTGGGTGTTCCGCGAGATCAAAGCCGACCTCGACGGGCTCGCGATTCCCGCGCCGCCCGACCTCGACGACCGCCGCCGCGTGCTCACCCGGCATGTCGAGCTTTATGTCGAGACCTTCGGCGTCGAGCGCACGACCTTCGAGATCCGCAAGCACCTGCTGTGGTATTTCCGCGGCAGCGCCGGCGAGAAGGTGCTGCGCAAGGCGTTGCGCGGGCTCAAGACCCAGGCGGATATCCTCGAGGCGTTGGACGCCGCGTGCGAGGCGTGTCGCCTCGCCTCCCCAGAACCCCCCATACAAGCATCCAGCTAG
- a CDS encoding PKD domain-containing protein, which translates to MSAPYWNSQFANNSGQIKVYLGDTAGPSTTEDWKFEGSQASSFHGLSLTIDDFNGDGVDDLVFGANLFDSPTQNDVGRVYVFYGDAAGFPGDSAIINGFTANERFGSFVSSAGDLNADGYADLLVGAFKHTDNLNEQGAAYLFPGTAAGLLQTPSWTGKGTQAGSGFGRSVSGAGDVNGDGYDDFLVGAYLADVDDGSGGTLTDAGQVFFYLGGPTCFADGEFHQDGDVNPNNSCQVCDTSGGSIDGWMNVDDALAKSCDDGNLCTENDVCVAGACVGTVKDCALDPAQACTIGVCDPTDGVCKTEGLPTTTQCEPAACVSETEAVAAGFCDGDPSNDGSGVCLVPTTVDCAPFKCDAGTCRTSCTRDNQCAAGAWCDSDTNLCSTANRAPTADAGADQIATMGSTVTLDGTASSDPDGDTLTYAWTQTSGEPVTFVDATSATPEFDVPNSANDQDVLEFQLVVNDGTVDSAPSDTSVLVTARPNTKPSAVITGPTTAEAGEMITLSAADSSDPEGDNLLYTWSLVSGEPAPDLGDASAQDYELTFPTDVTSPTTYTFLLVVNDGRVNSNPATHNVRVTPAEVSEDVGPETDAGPDAGPDAESDAGVDAGDDAGVDAGDVNELGGDLAGSGCSCSSGAEGQPLTPGMLFGAMALGGLALARRRRWMN; encoded by the coding sequence GTGTCTGCTCCTTATTGGAACAGTCAATTCGCAAACAACTCTGGTCAAATAAAAGTATATCTTGGCGATACCGCTGGCCCCTCCACCACGGAAGATTGGAAATTCGAAGGAAGCCAAGCCAGCAGCTTCCACGGCCTATCCCTAACCATCGACGACTTCAACGGCGACGGCGTCGACGATCTCGTCTTCGGCGCAAACCTCTTCGACTCGCCCACCCAAAACGACGTCGGCCGCGTGTACGTATTTTACGGCGATGCCGCAGGCTTCCCCGGTGATAGCGCTATTATTAATGGTTTTACGGCTAACGAGCGCTTCGGCTCCTTCGTTAGCTCTGCGGGCGACCTCAACGCAGACGGCTACGCCGATCTTCTCGTCGGCGCCTTCAAGCATACCGACAACCTCAACGAACAAGGCGCGGCATACCTCTTCCCCGGCACCGCAGCAGGACTGCTTCAGACGCCGAGTTGGACCGGCAAAGGCACCCAGGCTGGTTCAGGATTCGGTCGCAGCGTCAGCGGCGCCGGCGACGTCAATGGTGATGGCTACGATGACTTCCTCGTTGGCGCCTATCTTGCCGACGTCGACGACGGCAGCGGTGGAACGCTCACTGATGCAGGCCAGGTCTTCTTCTACCTCGGCGGACCCACCTGCTTTGCCGACGGCGAGTTCCACCAGGACGGCGACGTCAACCCCAATAATAGCTGCCAGGTGTGCGACACCTCCGGCGGTAGCATCGACGGTTGGATGAACGTCGACGACGCCCTGGCGAAATCCTGCGACGACGGCAACCTCTGCACCGAGAACGACGTCTGCGTCGCTGGCGCGTGTGTCGGAACCGTCAAAGATTGCGCCCTTGACCCGGCGCAGGCGTGTACGATTGGCGTTTGTGACCCGACCGACGGCGTGTGCAAGACCGAAGGTCTGCCGACGACCACTCAGTGTGAGCCGGCGGCGTGTGTGTCGGAGACCGAGGCCGTGGCCGCGGGCTTCTGCGACGGTGACCCCAGCAACGACGGAAGCGGCGTGTGCCTGGTGCCGACCACCGTCGATTGCGCGCCCTTCAAATGTGACGCTGGCACGTGCCGCACCAGTTGCACCCGGGATAACCAGTGCGCCGCCGGCGCCTGGTGCGACAGCGACACCAACCTGTGCAGCACGGCTAACCGCGCGCCGACCGCCGACGCTGGCGCCGACCAGATCGCGACCATGGGCAGCACCGTGACGCTCGACGGCACCGCCAGTAGCGACCCCGACGGAGACACGCTCACCTATGCGTGGACTCAAACCAGCGGCGAGCCGGTGACCTTCGTCGACGCGACTTCGGCGACGCCGGAGTTCGACGTGCCGAACTCGGCCAACGACCAGGACGTGCTGGAATTCCAACTCGTCGTAAACGACGGCACCGTGGACAGCGCCCCGAGTGACACCAGTGTCCTCGTCACGGCGCGCCCGAACACCAAGCCGTCGGCCGTTATCACCGGCCCGACGACCGCCGAGGCCGGTGAGATGATCACCTTGAGCGCGGCGGACAGCTCCGACCCCGAAGGCGACAACTTGCTCTACACCTGGAGCCTGGTCTCCGGCGAGCCGGCCCCCGATCTTGGGGACGCCAGCGCACAGGACTACGAGCTGACCTTCCCGACCGACGTCACCTCGCCGACCACCTACACCTTCTTGTTGGTGGTTAACGACGGCCGCGTAAATAGCAACCCCGCCACGCACAACGTGCGCGTGACGCCGGCTGAGGTCAGCGAAGACGTGGGCCCGGAGACCGACGCCGGACCGGACGCCGGCCCCGACGCTGAAAGCGACGCGGGCGTGGACGCCGGTGATGATGCAGGCGTGGACGCCGGAGACGTGAACGAGCTTGGCGGCGACCTCGCCGGCTCGGGCTGCTCCTGCAGCAGCGGTGCCGAAGGGCAACCGCTGACGCCCGGCATGCTGTTCGGTGCGATGGCCCTCGGCGGACTCGCCCTGGCGCGCCGCCGTCGTTGGATGAACTAA
- a CDS encoding asparagine synthase-related protein, whose amino-acid sequence MGQSGSHLFLNYGTRARWNEIFPAIPLTQSESAVDIGVIFREQVQRERPLDAVAAISASDEWSVHHIQSGGVSFDLILARSTPAGLSCGWTKVHGGWTAWVAERTTLLELRRALSATPSMDDADIMRAAIECWGFGAIKHTDSVWAGMIWREHEQELCFFRDRIGMVPTFYSRESSQNSEFGVFSTSVALIQHLYPKSRDINLNRLRKFLLNKSDCRRDDFFEEISRLHPGESWHWRPYKQPPRIERYWHFNNESQRFDDREQLADVLLSRLKNIVGDYFEAKYFPLTLVSGGVDSTLLLSLQIEQQQRLGLGDNRVDAATMGFPSFPTVDESYWVNHLQEHIGHSVATVNVEDKWPMRDPEVFTRYPELGPSFHPGEDYETTFIHRALKEDSSRSVFWGVGADQLFVVNENRILKSLLNSSDVSFDVRLTKAHRRFGTKRIASHLLGRTSAAKPLRILRDKSDSFFGRQANPWHNPERWVSFEATGTVNPSNSNIRDVKPEQSFLSRHLWELVIRGFRRKSLYLGRSHHLPYLRADFVKVVLGRKPHSLHKSATLQKSLLRDIARNYVPESIRLRPKGGVFSKFVESGVGGREYTRIEALFSGESALADNQLIEPKVFLDTFAAYRSFCWSHQGKRQTAAEMILWRTIAGELWCRRVS is encoded by the coding sequence ATGGGTCAATCAGGATCGCATCTTTTTCTGAATTATGGCACAAGAGCAAGGTGGAATGAAATTTTTCCCGCAATACCCCTCACTCAAAGCGAGTCTGCCGTGGATATAGGTGTCATATTTCGAGAGCAAGTGCAAAGAGAGAGGCCATTAGACGCCGTCGCGGCAATCTCAGCCTCCGATGAGTGGTCCGTACACCATATTCAATCGGGTGGGGTAAGCTTCGATTTAATTCTGGCGCGGAGCACGCCGGCAGGTCTTAGTTGTGGCTGGACAAAGGTCCATGGCGGATGGACCGCGTGGGTCGCCGAGCGGACCACGTTGCTGGAACTACGCCGGGCGCTATCCGCAACACCTTCGATGGATGACGCAGATATTATGCGTGCAGCCATTGAGTGCTGGGGGTTTGGGGCCATTAAACATACGGATAGTGTTTGGGCTGGTATGATTTGGCGGGAGCACGAACAAGAACTTTGTTTTTTTCGAGATCGCATCGGCATGGTGCCGACTTTTTATTCGCGCGAATCGTCTCAGAATTCCGAATTCGGTGTGTTTTCGACATCGGTGGCATTAATTCAGCACTTATATCCAAAATCGCGTGACATTAATCTGAACAGGCTTCGAAAATTTCTACTAAACAAGTCAGATTGTCGACGTGACGATTTTTTTGAAGAAATCTCCCGGCTTCATCCAGGCGAGTCCTGGCACTGGCGACCTTATAAACAACCACCTCGAATAGAACGATATTGGCATTTTAATAATGAATCTCAGCGTTTTGATGATAGAGAGCAACTTGCTGATGTTCTATTGAGCAGACTTAAAAATATTGTTGGCGATTATTTTGAAGCCAAGTATTTTCCCCTTACTCTTGTCAGCGGCGGCGTTGACTCTACGCTTCTTCTTTCATTGCAGATTGAGCAACAGCAAAGGCTCGGCTTAGGCGATAATCGGGTAGATGCGGCGACCATGGGCTTCCCCTCGTTTCCGACCGTCGACGAGAGTTATTGGGTCAATCACCTCCAAGAACACATCGGCCATTCTGTTGCGACGGTAAATGTTGAAGATAAATGGCCAATGCGTGACCCCGAAGTTTTTACGAGATATCCCGAGTTAGGCCCAAGTTTTCATCCGGGTGAGGATTACGAAACAACTTTCATACATCGAGCGCTCAAAGAAGACTCCTCCAGATCCGTATTCTGGGGGGTTGGCGCCGATCAACTTTTTGTAGTTAATGAGAACCGCATTCTGAAGTCATTATTGAATTCATCGGATGTGAGTTTCGATGTGCGTCTTACAAAAGCTCATCGTCGGTTCGGGACCAAACGAATCGCAAGTCATCTGCTCGGGAGAACGTCCGCTGCAAAGCCACTCCGGATTCTACGAGATAAATCCGATTCCTTTTTCGGACGACAAGCTAATCCTTGGCACAACCCAGAACGTTGGGTGTCTTTTGAGGCTACGGGAACTGTCAATCCGTCAAATTCAAATATTAGAGATGTAAAGCCTGAGCAATCATTTTTATCACGTCATCTATGGGAGTTGGTAATTCGAGGGTTTCGCCGGAAATCATTGTATTTGGGCAGGTCACATCATCTACCATATCTCCGGGCGGATTTCGTGAAGGTTGTTCTGGGGAGAAAGCCACATTCGCTGCATAAAAGTGCCACGCTTCAGAAATCTCTACTGCGTGACATCGCGCGAAATTATGTGCCTGAGTCTATTCGCCTGCGACCCAAAGGAGGCGTCTTTTCAAAGTTTGTCGAATCAGGCGTAGGCGGTCGCGAGTATACGCGGATCGAGGCATTGTTCTCGGGGGAGTCAGCCCTTGCAGATAACCAATTAATAGAGCCGAAAGTTTTTTTGGACACATTTGCGGCGTATCGGAGTTTCTGTTGGTCTCATCAGGGGAAGCGCCAGACTGCTGCAGAAATGATTCTTTGGAGAACGATTGCAGGAGAGTTATGGTGCCGTCGAGTCAGTTGA
- a CDS encoding ABC transporter ATP-binding protein, with the protein MKHSELTASTALPKHTPFLPSAIFQSLSILAQLTTPFLFKLIIDEAIGGGELDLLWLYAGLSAAAFALASFFRFAARWSAEKLAADFWLKLRSRTFEHLVNLPMARHGAQQAGDLIARVQYDTYSLRNLYTGVFPAIVELLVGSAVTMVALLYLEPMMTLVALGAFPIIFLIAWVFRDKIGPLTKRVATYQGKVYAGVTEGLNGLESLKTYDDRGKFAAQLQKDGEGLRDAQLELARFQAMLFPLLNFAIALILLGVLVAGGQMVIEGALSVGTLVAYYYYVSRSLGPIRGATGIFFGWHRAQAARARLDELFAVKDSLPHPDPPEPIPDSTPDAPATFAFEHVSFEYEAGNPVLRDVSFELAPGARVALLGASGNGKSTLGKLVARLYDPLEGQITYAGRPLTQFEEATWRTMIGYVGQEVFLFHGSIADNIRFGALREVSDAEVERVARIARVDAIADGKTDGLDAQVGEKGVKLSGGQRKRIGLARALIRNPRIILVDQLAADLEADLCRAIFDDLRREFPHVAILHVGHRVPAGFEADAVYWIERGILAPFSDVERVAETQFA; encoded by the coding sequence GTGAAACATTCAGAACTAACCGCCTCAACCGCCCTGCCAAAACACACCCCATTCCTCCCCTCAGCGATCTTCCAATCGCTGTCGATCCTGGCCCAGCTCACCACCCCCTTCCTCTTCAAGCTGATCATTGACGAGGCCATCGGGGGCGGTGAGCTGGACCTGTTGTGGCTATACGCCGGCCTCAGCGCCGCCGCCTTCGCCCTGGCGTCCTTCTTCCGTTTCGCCGCGCGTTGGTCCGCCGAAAAACTCGCCGCCGACTTCTGGCTAAAACTCCGCAGCCGTACCTTCGAGCACCTCGTCAATCTCCCCATGGCGCGCCACGGCGCGCAGCAGGCTGGCGACCTGATCGCCCGGGTGCAATACGACACCTATTCCCTGCGCAACTTATATACAGGTGTATTTCCCGCCATCGTCGAGCTGCTCGTCGGCAGCGCGGTGACCATGGTCGCCTTGCTCTATCTTGAGCCCATGATGACCCTGGTCGCGCTCGGGGCCTTCCCGATCATCTTTCTGATCGCCTGGGTCTTCCGCGACAAGATCGGTCCGCTGACCAAGCGCGTGGCGACCTACCAGGGGAAGGTCTACGCCGGCGTGACCGAAGGTCTCAACGGTCTTGAGTCGCTCAAGACCTACGACGATCGCGGCAAATTCGCGGCGCAATTGCAAAAGGACGGCGAGGGCCTGCGCGACGCGCAGCTTGAGCTTGCGCGCTTCCAGGCGATGCTCTTTCCCCTGCTTAACTTCGCGATCGCGCTCATATTGCTCGGCGTCCTGGTGGCTGGCGGGCAGATGGTGATAGAGGGGGCGCTCTCGGTCGGGACATTGGTCGCCTATTATTATTATGTGTCTCGCAGCCTCGGCCCGATCCGCGGGGCGACCGGGATCTTCTTTGGCTGGCACCGCGCGCAGGCCGCGCGCGCCCGGCTCGATGAACTCTTCGCGGTGAAGGATTCACTGCCGCACCCCGACCCGCCCGAGCCCATTCCCGACTCGACCCCGGATGCGCCCGCGACCTTTGCTTTTGAGCATGTGTCGTTTGAATATGAGGCCGGTAATCCGGTGCTTCGCGATGTGTCGTTCGAACTCGCGCCCGGCGCGCGCGTCGCCCTCCTGGGGGCTTCTGGCAACGGAAAGAGCACGCTCGGCAAGTTAGTCGCGCGCCTCTATGACCCGCTCGAGGGGCAGATCACTTACGCCGGGCGCCCGCTGACGCAATTCGAAGAAGCGACCTGGCGCACCATGATCGGCTATGTCGGCCAGGAGGTCTTCTTATTCCATGGGAGCATTGCCGATAATATCCGCTTCGGCGCTTTGAGGGAGGTGAGCGATGCCGAGGTTGAGCGGGTCGCGCGCATCGCGCGGGTCGACGCGATTGCCGACGGCAAGACCGACGGCCTCGACGCCCAGGTCGGCGAGAAGGGCGTGAAGTTGTCGGGCGGCCAGCGAAAGCGCATCGGCCTTGCCCGCGCGCTCATCCGTAACCCGCGCATCATCCTCGTCGACCAACTCGCCGCCGACCTCGAGGCCGATCTTTGCCGGGCGATCTTCGACGATCTGCGCCGTGAATTCCCGCATGTTGCGATCCTCCACGTCGGCCACCGGGTCCCCGCGGGCTTTGAGGCCGACGCCGTCTACTGGATCGAGCGCGGCATACTGGCGCCGTTTTCTGACGTCGAGCGGGTCGCCGAGACCCAATTTGCCTAA
- a CDS encoding PqqD family protein — MTENLFPRDAVFSIREDLVVEQVDDEFLVLDLRGNEYFGLNAVARHIWAAIDAGDSLAAIADSVCERFEVERERAATDVADFIANLLEQRLVSRVDA, encoded by the coding sequence ATGACGGAAAATCTATTTCCACGCGACGCTGTGTTTTCGATCCGCGAGGATCTTGTGGTCGAGCAGGTCGATGACGAATTTTTGGTGTTGGATCTGCGTGGGAACGAGTATTTCGGTCTGAACGCGGTGGCGCGCCATATCTGGGCGGCGATCGACGCCGGGGATTCCCTGGCTGCGATTGCCGACTCGGTGTGTGAGCGCTTCGAGGTCGAGCGCGAGCGCGCCGCGACCGATGTGGCTGACTTTATCGCGAATTTACTCGAGCAACGACTCGTCAGTCGCGTCGATGCCTGA
- a CDS encoding lasso peptide biosynthesis B2 protein yields MKPIHPIAQAEMLVEVAIARVLSEFLSIEDLLRLVGEAARIAQQWPARSCVASPSAEAINETAALSELLAHRASRLVPGAQCLQRALAGRVWLARRGIASEIVVGFRKRGVLEGHAWLEVMSPDGLIELFNNADDGYRESFREVAA; encoded by the coding sequence ATGAAGCCGATTCACCCAATAGCGCAAGCCGAGATGCTCGTGGAGGTCGCGATCGCACGCGTGCTCAGTGAGTTTCTCAGCATCGAGGACCTTCTACGGTTAGTCGGCGAGGCTGCGAGGATCGCGCAGCAGTGGCCAGCGCGATCGTGCGTGGCGTCGCCCTCGGCGGAGGCCATCAACGAAACTGCTGCCTTGAGCGAACTGCTCGCCCACCGCGCCTCTCGCCTCGTGCCGGGCGCGCAATGTCTGCAGCGCGCACTCGCCGGCCGCGTGTGGCTCGCTCGCCGCGGGATCGCCTCAGAGATCGTGGTCGGTTTTAGAAAGCGCGGCGTGCTCGAAGGGCACGCGTGGTTGGAAGTGATGAGCCCGGATGGATTAATCGAACTATTTAACAATGCGGACGATGGGTATCGTGAGTCGTTCCGCGAGGTAGCCGCTTGA
- a CDS encoding nucleotidyltransferase family protein codes for MNAPCNEKLASTRLFPEDCPTTSLVLERIVEGSALCAGDIAHERLLTDADAAGFLPVLYRYLLSTGRDVPGRFRQSWLVHIARLALYRAELRRVLPIIEAFSPVVLLKGEGLSLLLFGDARLRNTTDMDLLIDPRQLGPIVEALGEIGYHTLGDGKTKPWAYNQLLLVHEDCGTLIELHWRIAFPHLKSPPIGDLLEDTIAVELDGGALPARSLRPELLLLQLCFHFHQHHGFYKGLLDIAGWIDRFESTADLDEVRALTRRYEIDGVLQWGLHALERFTGVRSRLYDPHANLFAKSWAAWSALEMERRYIFMASPNAIDRWWRDPRVTTQIAGVLADALSMTVADGALNRLRAVLSPVLLGPHRVGRVNFAILEGIGAFGREELYERRILG; via the coding sequence TTGAACGCACCCTGCAACGAAAAATTGGCGTCGACGCGCCTATTTCCCGAAGACTGCCCGACGACCTCGCTGGTGCTCGAGCGAATCGTCGAGGGGAGCGCGCTCTGCGCCGGTGATATTGCCCATGAGCGCCTATTAACCGATGCCGATGCCGCGGGATTTTTGCCGGTGCTCTACCGCTATCTTCTGTCGACCGGACGCGATGTTCCCGGCCGGTTTCGCCAGAGTTGGCTCGTGCATATCGCACGCCTTGCCCTCTATCGGGCGGAGCTTCGCCGCGTGCTGCCAATCATCGAGGCGTTCAGTCCCGTTGTTCTGCTCAAAGGGGAGGGGCTCTCCTTGCTGCTCTTTGGGGACGCTCGGCTGCGCAACACGACGGATATGGATCTTCTGATCGATCCGCGTCAGCTAGGGCCGATCGTCGAGGCCCTCGGTGAGATTGGGTACCACACCCTCGGCGACGGCAAGACGAAGCCCTGGGCATATAACCAGCTTCTGTTGGTGCATGAGGATTGCGGGACCCTGATTGAGTTGCATTGGCGCATCGCCTTCCCTCACCTCAAGAGTCCGCCGATCGGCGACTTGTTGGAAGATACGATCGCGGTTGAGTTGGACGGCGGAGCGCTCCCGGCGCGATCGCTTCGGCCCGAACTACTCTTGCTGCAACTTTGTTTTCATTTTCATCAGCACCACGGCTTCTATAAGGGGCTGCTCGATATCGCGGGTTGGATCGATCGCTTCGAATCAACCGCCGACCTCGACGAAGTACGCGCTCTCACGCGGCGCTACGAGATCGACGGCGTACTCCAATGGGGGTTGCATGCGTTGGAGCGATTCACGGGCGTGCGATCGCGCCTGTATGATCCTCACGCGAATCTATTCGCGAAATCGTGGGCGGCCTGGTCCGCCCTCGAGATGGAGCGACGCTATATCTTTATGGCGTCGCCCAACGCGATCGACCGCTGGTGGCGCGATCCGCGAGTGACGACACAGATCGCCGGTGTTCTGGCGGACGCGCTGAGCATGACGGTGGCGGACGGCGCGCTCAACCGCCTGCGCGCCGTGCTGAGCCCTGTTTTGCTCGGTCCCCACCGGGTTGGGCGCGTAAATTTTGCGATATTAGAGGGAATTGGGGCCTTTGGAAGGGAGGAGCTCTACGAGCGTCGAATCCTCGGATAA
- the rpsL gene encoding 30S ribosomal protein S12 — translation MPTINQLVRKGRLQVKKKTDAPALKGCPQKRGVCTRVYTTTPKKPNSALRKVARVRLTNGIEVTSYIPGEGHNLQEHSVVLIRGGRVKDLPGVRYHIVRGTLDAIGVQERRQARSKYGTKRPR, via the coding sequence ATGCCAACGATTAACCAGCTCGTCCGCAAAGGACGTCTACAAGTCAAGAAAAAGACCGACGCTCCGGCCCTTAAAGGATGCCCGCAGAAGCGTGGGGTGTGCACTCGCGTGTACACGACCACCCCTAAAAAGCCGAACTCCGCTCTTCGTAAGGTCGCGCGTGTGCGTTTGACCAACGGGATCGAAGTCACCAGCTATATTCCGGGTGAGGGTCATAACCTCCAGGAGCATAGCGTGGTGCTTATTCGCGGCGGTCGAGTCAAAGACCTCCCGGGTGTTCGTTACCATATCGTGCGTGGCACGCTCGACGCCATCGGCGTCCAAGAGCGTCGTCAGGCCCGTAGTAAATATGGCACCAAGCGCCCTCGCTAA
- the rpsG gene encoding 30S ribosomal protein S7 — MPRKGPVAKRPVLPDPKFGDKDVTRFISVIMRDGKKNVAESILYKAFDLIAEKTESDPIEVFRSALENVRPAVEVRSRRVGGSTYQVPVEVRSERQRALSMRWLVKSARARNEYTMVERLTNELMDASNRRGNAVRKKEDMHRMADANKAFAHYRW; from the coding sequence ATGCCAAGAAAAGGACCCGTTGCAAAGCGCCCCGTTCTTCCGGATCCCAAGTTCGGTGATAAGGATGTTACGCGTTTCATTAGTGTGATCATGCGCGACGGAAAGAAAAACGTCGCCGAGAGCATTCTCTATAAAGCTTTTGATCTCATCGCCGAGAAAACCGAAAGCGACCCGATCGAAGTCTTCCGCAGCGCGCTCGAGAACGTGCGCCCCGCGGTTGAAGTTCGTTCGCGCCGCGTCGGCGGTTCCACCTACCAGGTGCCCGTCGAAGTTCGTTCGGAGCGCCAGCGCGCTCTGTCGATGCGTTGGCTGGTGAAGTCGGCACGCGCACGCAATGAGTACACGATGGTCGAGCGGCTCACCAACGAGCTGATGGACGCGTCGAATCGCCGCGGAAACGCAGTGCGTAAGAAAGAAGATATGCACCGCATGGCCGACGCTAATAAGGCCTTCGCGCATTATCGCTGGTAA